In Labrus bergylta chromosome 11, fLabBer1.1, whole genome shotgun sequence, one genomic interval encodes:
- the LOC109996699 gene encoding GTPase IMAP family member 8, with translation MIKNGNLYMAAANGPETNLSVLLLGEKQSGKSSVGNTILGRRAFQENTTRSSRENGTVFGKQVTVVDTPGWFSHTSTPDRVTQELLRGLTLCSPEPHVILLVLPTTSVFGQKEWKAMEAQLGLLQTPIWPRAIVLITHGDKLGILRIQEHIRQKGRTFHWLLERCGNRYQVMTNQPSASDTQVTELFKKIRSMMATNNRSWEIQNMLYTNLRREARMEGLRSRQDGQVEVEMRERHDVWDGRPGQRQRSGVSSRPVLSFILLGKRKSGKSSAGNIILNREEFEVYQYGQTTRSSVGHGTVSGRAVTVVDTPGWSLYGLADAEEVVTELNQSTSLCPEGSKVTFLLAIPVDSFYEEDRGAVEEFLGILGDDVWRSTVVLFTFGEELSGTTLEKHVEENGEPLQEVLKKCGHRHVVFSTETEDVHQVTHLLQMVERGN, from the exons ATGATTAAAAACGGGAACCTTTACATGGCGGCTGCAAATG GTCCGGAGACAAACCTGTCAGTGCTGTTACtgggagagaaacagagtggGAAGAGCTCAGTGGGAAACACCATCCTGGGGAGACGAGCCTTTCAGGAGAACACCACCCGCAGCTCCAGAGAGAACGGCACTGTTTTTGGAAAACAA GTGACGGTTGTTGACACCCCGGGCTGGTTCTCCCATACCTCAACTCCAGACAGAGTGACCCAGGAACTCCTCAGAGGTCTTACTCTCTGCAGTCCAGAGCCCCATGTCATCCTGTTGGTGCTTCCCACCACCTCCGTCTTTGGCCAAAAGGAGTGGAAGGCCATGGAGGCTCAACTCGGACTGCTCCAAACCCCCATTTGGCCCAGAGCTATTGTCCTCATCACACATGGAGATAAATTAG GAATCTTGCGCATTCAGGAGCACATAAGACAAAAAGGACGGACTTTCCATTGGCTGCTGGAGCGATGTGGGAACAGGTACCAGGTTATGACCAACCAGCCCAGTGCCTCAGACACGCAGGTCACAGAGCTCTTCAAGAAGATCCGAAGCATGATGGCGACCAACAACCGTTCCTGGGAGATCCAGAACATGTTGTACACCAATCTAAGACGAGAGGCGAGGATGGAGGGGTTGAGGAGTCGGCAGGATGGACAAGTAGAGGTGGAGATGAGAGAGAGGCATGATGTATGGGATGGCAGGCCTGGACAAAGACAGCGGTCAG GAGTCAGCTCTAGACCGGTTCTCTCCTTCATCCTGCTGGGGAAGAGGAAGTCAGGGAAGAGCTCAGCAGGCAACATCATCCTGAACAGAGAAGAGTTTGAGGTCTATCAGTACGGACAGACCACCAGGTCCTCTGTCGGCCATGGGACGGTTTCAGGGCGAGCTGTCACCGTGGTGGACACCCCTGGGTGGAGTCTGTACGGTCTGGCCGACGCCGAGGAGGTGGTGACAGAGCTTAACCAGAGCACTTCTCTCTGCCCTGAAGGGAGCAAAGTGACCTTCCTGCTGGCTATACCGGTGGACTCGTTTTatgaggaggacagaggagctGTGGAGGAGTTCCTCGGCATTTTGGGGGATGATGTGTGGAGAAGCACTGTTGTGTTGTTCACCTTTGGAGAGGAGCTGAGTGGAACGACATTGGAGAAACACGTAGAGGAGAATGGGGAGCCTCTGCAGGAGGTGCTGAAAAAATGTGGCCACCGGCATGTTGTGTTCAGTACAGAAACTGAAGATGTGCATCAAGTAACACACCTACTGCAGATGGTGGAACGAGGAAATTAa